In Lutra lutra chromosome 13, mLutLut1.2, whole genome shotgun sequence, one genomic interval encodes:
- the NXNL2 gene encoding nucleoredoxin-like protein 2 produces the protein MVDVLGDRRLLTRDGAWVEAEAALQNKVVALYFAAGRCPSSRDFAPLLHRFYAKLVAEARPPAPLEVVFVSADRSEREMLDFMREQHGAWLALPFCDPLRHELKTRYHISVTPRLVVVKPSGEVITDKGRKQVREQGPACFQNWVAAANIFQNFSG, from the exons ATGGTGGACGTCTTGGGCGACCGGCGCCTGCTGACCCGCGACGGCGCGTGGGTGGAGGCCGAGGCTGCGCTGCAGAACAAGGTGGTGGCTCTGTACTTCGCCGCGGGCCGGTGCCCGTCCAGCCGCGACTTCGCGCCGCTGCTCCACCGCTTCTACGCCAAGCTGGTGGCGGAGGCGCGGCCCCCCGCGCCCTTGGAGGTGGTGTTCGTGTCCGCGGACCGCAGCGAGCGGGAGATGCTGGACTTCATGCGCGAGCAGCACGGCGCCTGGCTGGCGCTGCCCTTCTGCGACCCCCTCCGGCA TGAGCTGAAGACCAGGTACCACATCTCAGTCACCCCCAGGCTGGTGGTTGTGAAACCGAGCGGGGAGGTCATCACCGACAAAGGGCGGAAGCAGGTCCGCGAGCAGGGGCCGGCCTGCTTCCAGAACTGGGTAGCGGCTGCCAACATCTTTCAGAATTTCTCCGGATGA